The Mycolicibacterium mucogenicum DSM 44124 genomic sequence CGCCGTCACCGACGACGTGCTGGCCCGCTTTCACGAGTTCCTGGGACCCGACGCGCAGCGGTACCGCAACCACGTCTACCGCTGCCTCAACTACCAGCGAATACTGTTGCAGTTGAACGTGATTCCCGACGACGTCGCACTGGCGTGGGCCCTGCACGACATCGGTGTCTGGACCACCGGCTGGGACTACATCGAACCGTCACTTCAGTACGTCGATGAGTTGGCATCTGCCTACGGCGTCGACAACGTCGAGCGCGCCCGACAGATGGTCGAGTGGCATCACAAGCTGCGTCCCTGCGAGGACCGGTGGACCGAGACTTTTCGCGTCGCGGATCGCATCGACGTATCACGCGGACTCATCCGCAGCGGCGTGCCCCGCGCCGACATCGCCCAAGTCGTGCAGGCATTCCCGTATCTCGGCTTTCAGGCACTGCTCGTTCGGACCGCCGCAAGCTGGACCCTGAAGCACCCGCTGCACCCCATGCCGATGCTGCGCTGGTAGCTCGAAATACGCGATGCTCGCCCAAGCCTCCCGAGAAGCCGGCGATAGGTGTACCGCGGCCACCTGTGACGCTTTGCAGAACCGAGCCAGCCGGCGGACGCCGGCCGATTGATCAGAAGACGCGAATCCAGTCGATCAGCATCTCGGCCGGGTATTGGCCGCCACCTGGTTCGCGCCCACCCGAGCCACCCACCGCGAGGTTGAACACCGGGGCCAGGGTGTAACCCGGATCGTTGAACGGCCAGTCGTCCAGCGAATTGGCCGGCACCGACCAGAACGGCTCCATACCCGGCGCGTAGTCCTTCCAGAAGTACATTCCGCTGGGCTGCCAGGTCATTCGATAGGTATGCCAACCGCTGTCGAACGGGTGCGGGTCAGTGGCGAACGACGTCCCGTCCAACCGGGCGTGCACGGTGGTCCCCGATGGCCAATCCCGGTTGCCGTACCACTCCACCAGATCGACCTCGCCGCCGCGAGCCGGATCGTCGTTGAGCAGCCAGAAAGCCGGCCAGGCACCGTCGGTCAGGCAATTCAGCTTGACCCGAGCCTCCCACGTGGTGCCGACGCCACCGCGCCAGTTACCGACGATCTTGGCGCTGGCATAACGCTCCTGAATGTTCGCACCGGGGCCTCGGGTCGCTCGGATGACCAAGTTGCCCTTGCCGTCCTGGAACACGTGCTCCTGGTCGGTCACGTATCGGCCCATGTTGTACGGCTGATCCCACTCGACAGGATTCCGGATGACCTCACGCTCGGGCACGATGAACCACCACGCCGGATCCGGCGGCGCACCCGCGGGGCCGTTGAATTCGTCCTGGAACAGCATCGCCGGCGCGCCTGCCGACCCTGCAGGTGCGGCGGGGGCGAATCCAGGGCCCGGCGACACCGCGTTCGGCTGGGCTCCGGCCTTGGCCGGGGGCAGCACGGCCGCAGCCACGCCCAGCCCGGCCATCATCATGACGCTACGGCGATCCATATCGGGCACTCCGAAATCTTAGGCGATGCAACTAAAAGTTGTGCCGGTCTCGCGTCCAGGACACGCCACCCGCCGCCGTCGAGTGAGGAGGGGCACCCCCGGCCGTCCGCAAATGGCGCGGACCCCAAGAGTCCTAACCGTCAGGATCAGACTGATTTCCACCCTCCCACCCCGTCGGGACTGTCAATACGCTCAACTGCGAAGGCAAGCTGTCAGCAACGCGAACAGGAGAATCTGCGCGTGACCGTCACCGACGAATACCTCGCCAACAATCAGGCGTACGCCGAGTCCTTCACCGGCCCGCTGCCTCTGCCCCCAAGCAAGCACGTCGCGGTCGTCGCCTGCATGGACGCCCGACTGGACGTGTACCGCATTCTGGGAGTCAGAGAGGGTGAGGCGCACGTCATCCGCAACGCCGGCGGCGTCATCACCGACGACGAAATCCGTTCCCTGGCGATCAGCCAACGGCTGCTGGGCACCAGAGAGATCATCCTGATTCATCACACGGACTGCGGCATGCTGACTTTCACCGATGACGACTTCAAGAAGGCCATACAGGACGAAACCGGCCTGAAGCCCGCATGGGCCGCCGAAGCCTTTTCTGACATCGCTGAGGACGTGCGCCAGTCGCTGCGCCGCATCGAGGCCAACCCGTTCGTGACCAAACACGAATCGTTGCGGGGCTTCATCTTCGACGTGGCGACCGGCAAGCTCAACGAGGTGGCCATCTGAAACGCGAAGGCGAACGCCACGAATCGTGGATTACGTTTCGATCGGGTCGGCGATACTCGGCGTGTGCTGGCCCGGCGGGCCGCTCGATCAGAAGGATAGGAATTCTCAAATTCGTGTCACCGTTGACATCGCGATGAAGACGTCGTCGAGGGTCCTCGGTCGGCCGGCCCGTTGAGCGGTCGCACGTGAGGCGTGGTTATGGCGGTCGATGGTGCCGATCAGCAGCTGGTCGGTATCGGTGGCAACGCAGTGAGCCCAGGCGCTTTGCGCTGAGGCCGCGTACCGGTGGCCTGCGTGAGCATCGCTGATGACTTCCTCGTTGATTTCCTCACCAGTGATCCACCCGATCGCGCCGGGCGCGACGGCGAGGACACCGATCGTTGTGTCCTGACGGCGCACGGCGCGGAGCTGATCGCTACGGTGCCAGTACCGCAGCTCATCTGGTGTTGCGATGGACAGGTTGTTGGCCAGAGTCGGGTCCGTGGCGGCCACAGCGGCATAGCGAGCTTCGACGAGCGCGATGGCGTCCTCGGGATCCTCGAAACGGTCGAGGACGACGCGGCCGTCGGCAGGGGGCATGTCCCGGTATCGGGCGAGGTGAATCGTCTCGTCGAGGATGACCCCTGGTCTACCGGTGAGGAGCCCGGGCGCGGTACGTAGGCGCAGGTAGCGTGGGCTGAAGACTGACCATTCGCCCAGTACGCAGTCGGCGAGGGCGTCGAGGTCGTCGAAGCTGTGGGCGAGGACGTCGACGAACGGGCGGGCGATGTTGCGTGAGTAGAACCGGATCCCGCCGAGCAGCTCGCCGAGAGTGGTGCGAACGTGGCGGTGGGCGTACTCCAGTGGCCCGATGCCCGGTAGCTGGACATGTGCGGCGAAGTCCTGGGCGAAGTCGACATCGTGGACCAGGCGGACCTGCTCAGCGAGCCAGTCGGCGACCTTCTGTTCGCCTACGGGTGAGCTGTACAGTTCGTTGGCCAGCGCGACCTGATCGTTCAACGACGGCCAATGAGCGAGTGCTTCCACTCGACACAGCATCCACACGCGCAATGGCGAAGCCAACAGATTTTCGGGGCAGCGGCGGCGCCGGTTAGGGCAATCCACCACCGTCATCCGCTTCGAGTTTGACTGCCTACCTACTGGAAGGTAGGCTGCGAATCGTGGCACAATCTCCATCGACGGCAGACGAAATCCTTGCTCATGCAAGACGTTTCATCATCGCTGGGGGATACAACGGATTCAGCTACGCCGATATCGCGAACGAAATCGGCATCCGCAAGCCGAGCATTCACCACCACTTCGCCACCAAGGCCGATCTGGTCTGCGCAGTGGTGAGCCGTTACCGACAGGAGGCCCTCTCCGGACTCGCCGAGATAGAACGCCACGTCGACGATCCCGTCGGCAGGCTCCGCAGCTATGTCGATTACTGGCGTACCTGCATCGCCGACGCGACGCATCCGTTTTGTGTCTGCGCCCTTCTGGCCGCCGAACTTCCTTCCCTCCCAGAACAAGTCGCCAACGAGGTGGCCGCTCACTTTCGCGCACTGTCGGCGTGGCTGACGTCGGTTCTCGAACGCGGCGCCGAGCAGAATCTGATTCGAATCGAGACAAGTCCCCGCGTCGACGCGGAGATGTTCATGGCCACGGTGCACGGCGCGATGCTGTCCGCCCGCGCCTACGGCGATGCCAAGATGTTCGCCACCGTCGTAACCCCTCTGGTCAACCGACTCGACGCTACGGGGTCCACACCCGCGGCAACTTCGTGACCACGGCGGCATTGCCGGCAACGAACAGGTCGCCGAAGCGCCATCAGCCGCCGGCAAGCAACGCGCCGCACCCCGCCGCAGCCGATTCGTCGCAGCTATCCATCCCCAACGCTCCACCCAAGATTCCCGCACCAAATCCGTTGCGGCACAGTTTGTCCAGTCCCCGTCAACGGCATCCGCCCCATTGGTGGATTGCCCCCGGCGTCGGGATGCTCGTCCGCACCCATCGAGAGGACACAATCATGTCGATTCAGCAAGCAAGCCTGTCGGAGCCCAACCGCGAGCAGTGGTTGAGGACCTACTACTTCGTTCGCGCAGCCTTCTCCTTCGCGTGGGTTGCCGTCGCGCTGACGCTCGCGCAGCACAGCCTTCCGCTGGCCTCGGGGTGGCTCATCCTCTATCCGCTATGGGACGCCGCCGCGAATTTCTGGGATGCCGCGCG encodes the following:
- a CDS encoding beta-class carbonic anhydrase — translated: MTVTDEYLANNQAYAESFTGPLPLPPSKHVAVVACMDARLDVYRILGVREGEAHVIRNAGGVITDDEIRSLAISQRLLGTREIILIHHTDCGMLTFTDDDFKKAIQDETGLKPAWAAEAFSDIAEDVRQSLRRIEANPFVTKHESLRGFIFDVATGKLNEVAI
- a CDS encoding glycoside hydrolase family 16 protein, whose protein sequence is MDRRSVMMMAGLGVAAAVLPPAKAGAQPNAVSPGPGFAPAAPAGSAGAPAMLFQDEFNGPAGAPPDPAWWFIVPEREVIRNPVEWDQPYNMGRYVTDQEHVFQDGKGNLVIRATRGPGANIQERYASAKIVGNWRGGVGTTWEARVKLNCLTDGAWPAFWLLNDDPARGGEVDLVEWYGNRDWPSGTTVHARLDGTSFATDPHPFDSGWHTYRMTWQPSGMYFWKDYAPGMEPFWSVPANSLDDWPFNDPGYTLAPVFNLAVGGSGGREPGGGQYPAEMLIDWIRVF
- a CDS encoding TetR/AcrR family transcriptional regulator; the encoded protein is MAQSPSTADEILAHARRFIIAGGYNGFSYADIANEIGIRKPSIHHHFATKADLVCAVVSRYRQEALSGLAEIERHVDDPVGRLRSYVDYWRTCIADATHPFCVCALLAAELPSLPEQVANEVAAHFRALSAWLTSVLERGAEQNLIRIETSPRVDAEMFMATVHGAMLSARAYGDAKMFATVVTPLVNRLDATGSTPAATS